A portion of the Oncorhynchus gorbuscha isolate QuinsamMale2020 ecotype Even-year unplaced genomic scaffold, OgorEven_v1.0 Un_scaffold_761, whole genome shotgun sequence genome contains these proteins:
- the LOC124020078 gene encoding protein eyes shut homolog, whose translation MAISDPFFSGNQSSWMSFPPVSIRHRTDLKLQFQTLSPEGIVFYTAQHLSARAGDFFCVSLTSGLVQLRYNLGSGTNVLQSTNRVDTSGGTWHTVRAGRTGHQGYLVLDGQEVKQNNTEGGMSTLDVATDLFVGGVSDLSSISTFSVENEPVGFTGGVRELVLNGHDFDLTATGALGGANVGDWDGTACGYKVCQNGGRCTALSGADSDSFMCTCPPRWTGPVCNQAVDCVNNLCQHESLCFADLVTGSYDCFCPLGWEGRYCDKQVGLSMTTLKFVGKSYLKYRDPKFNTRNLRYTQVSFNFTASGNEGLILWMGRAAHDDDDYLAVGLQAGHLRIAVNLGERLSLPLTFRNVTLCCNTWHYLSISLNSTIIQVFLGDERVLFEDVDPFERYVAMNYGGLLYLGGFELHRNISTVTSGLFTKGFVGDLKDVRLYQDPRQLQFLQNSEGFNVHKSNE comes from the exons ATGGCCATCAGTGACCCGTTCTTCAGCGGTAACCAGTCATCCTGGATGTCTTTCCCTCCAGTCAGCATCAGACACAGGACAGACCTCAAGCTGCAGTTCCAGACTCTGTCACCAGAGGGCATCGTCTTCTACACAGCACAGCACCTCAGTGCCCGGGCCG GAGACTTCTTCTGTGTGTCCCTGACATCTGGGTTGGTCCAGCTGCGTTACAACCTGGGTTCTGGAACCAACGTGTTACAGTCCACTAACAGAGTGGACACCAGTGGAGGGACCTGGCACACG GTGAGGGCAGGCAGGACAGGCCACCAGGGGTACCTGGTTCTGGACGGGCAGGAGGTGAAGCAGAAcaacacagagggagggatgtCCACTCTGGACGTGGCCACGGACCTCTTCGTCGGCGGTGTCTCCGACCTGAGCTCCATCTCTACGTTCTCCGTGGAGAACGAGCCTGTGGGTTTTACCGGAGGCGTGAGAGAGCTCGTCTTAAACGGACACGACTTTGACCTGACGGCGACAGGGGCCCTGGGAGGGGCCAATGTGGGCGACTGGGACGGGACTGCGTGCGGGTACAAGGTGTGCCAGAACGGCGGCCGCTGTACTGCATTGAGCGGCGCCGATTCGGACTCGTTTATGTGCACCTGCCCTCCTCGGTGGACGGGTCCTGTGTGTAACCAGGCGGTGGATTGTGTCAATAACCTGTGTCAACATGAATCATTGTGTTTCGCTGATCTTGTGACCGGCTCATACGACTGTTTCTGTCCTCTCGGGTGGGAGGGGAGGTACTGCGATAAGCAGGTAGGCCTATCCATGACCACTCTGAAGTTCGTTGGGAAATCGTATCTGAAATACAGGGATCCTAAATTCAACACACGGAATCTGAGGTACACGCAGGTTTCGTTTAACTTTACAGCCAGCGGGAACGAAGGGTTGATTCTGTGGATGGGAAGAGCGGCGCACGATGACGACGATTACCTTGCTGTCGGGCTTCAGGCGGGTCACCTCAGAATCGCAGTCAACCTCGGAGAGAggctctccctcccactcacttTCAGAAACGTCACGTTGTGTTGCAACACATGGCATTATTTATCTATCTCTCTGAACAGCACCATTATTCAGGTGTTCCTGGGTGACGAGAGGGTCCTTTTCGAAGACGTGGACCCCTTCGAGCGTTACGTTGCCATGAATTACGGGGGTCTGTTGTACTTGGGAGGATTCGAGTTGCACAGGAACATCTCAACAGTGACGTCTGGGCTGTTTACCAAAGGATTTGTGGGAGATCTTAAAGACGTGCGTTTGTATCAGGACCCCAGACAACTGCAGTTCCTCCAAAACAGCGAAGGATTTAATGTTCACAAAAGTAATGAGTAG